The proteins below come from a single Eucalyptus grandis isolate ANBG69807.140 chromosome 3, ASM1654582v1, whole genome shotgun sequence genomic window:
- the LOC104433254 gene encoding disease resistance protein RPV1-like, with product MVEHHLKSNGKKVIIPIFCDVKLDDVKLQTKLYTSAILEHKQTKKFASKVVQQWESALRTVGKIKGQELHNKRQGEQIESIVNEVYHKLNTGHMIVTEHLLEDNTQLEAIMKLLDVNSDGVRFVGIHGMGGIGKTTLATVLYNRLSSHFEGCSFLRDVRKNWQNPNGSLDLQKKLLSDFVGSSIIDRIKDVDSGIKMIKSVFGNKKVIIVLDDLDKKEQLEKLAGKIDWFGSGSRIIITTRDERILMTQVKSSSKEDQNHPKEIARYAVREMAFDRALLLFCKHAFRSDSPIKGYEALSEDIVRKVASLPLAIEVIGSYLYDYGFCLDTHRDRIKLWKGTLEKLDEGPYEDVRKALKISYDELEKADKEVFLDIACFFTDEDQTYPVIMWDDGCGDRSMNAILKLQLRSLIKIKNKKFWMHDQIRDLGRYIVREEYPCKENPSKFSRVWTHEVAVELLESKKKNEHVEALSLTSSGCSYDLAKEKLADLPELRFLRAKGSQFSGDFKNLLPKLRWLSWQTWQTNVQANNFHFSKLLVLNLTDSTIEDDWDGWSQMKVRYAFIYFFLSLPHS from the exons ATGGTAGAACATCATTTAAAATCAAATgggaagaaagtgatcatcCCCATTTTCTGTGACGTGAAGCTGGACGATGTGAAGCTCCAAACCAAATTGTACACTAGTGCTATACTCGAGCACAAACAGACGAAGAAGTTTGCCTCCAAAGTAGTACAGCAGTGGGAAAGTGCCCTTCGAACGGTTGGAAAGATAAAGGGACAGGAACTTCATAACAAACG CCAAGgagaacaaattgaatcgaTTGTTAATGAGGTTTACCATAAGCTTAATACCGGACACATGATTGTGACTGAACATTTGCTTGAAGATAATACTCAGCTGGAAGCCATAATGAAATTGTTGGATGTTAACTCTGATGGTGTACGTTTCGTTGGTATCCACGGCATGGGTGGTATTGGGAAAACAACTCTTGCCACAGTTTTGTACAACAGATTATCTTCTCACTTTGAAGGCTGTAGTTTCCTTCGAGACGTTCgaaaaaattggcaaaatccTAATGGTTCTTTAGACTTGCAGAAAAAGCTCTTATCAGATTTTGTCGGTTCTAGCATTATTGACCGAATTAAAGATGTTGATAGTGGGATTAAGATGATCAAAAGTGTGTTTGGCAATAAAAAAGTCATCATTGTGCTTGATGATCTAGACAAGAAAGAGCAACTAGAAAAGCTAGCTGGGAAAATTGATTGGTTTGGTTCTGGTAGCAGGATCATTATCACCACCAGAGATGAAAGAATCCTGATGACCCAAGTGAAATCATCCAGTAAAGAGGACCaaaatcatcccaaagaaaTTGCACGTTATGCAGTTCGTGAAATGGCATTTGATCGAgcacttttgttgttttgtaaGCATGCTTTTAGAAGTGACTCTCCTATAAAAGGTTATGAGGCTCTTTCAGAAGATATTGTTCGTAAAGTGGCTAGTCTTCCTTTGGCTATTGAGGTGATAGGTTCTTATCTCTATGACTATGGCTTTTGCTTGGATACACATAGAGATCGCATAAAGCTATGGAAAGGGACGTTGGAGAAGTTAGATGAAGGTCCTTATGAGGATGTTCGAAAGGCATTAAAGATAAGTTATGACGAATTGGAGAAAGCGGACAAAGaagtatttttggatattgcttgctttttcacTGACGAGGACCAAACTTATCCAGTTATCATGTGGGATGATGGTTGTGGTGACCGTTCTATGAATGCAATTCTTAAGCTCCAACTACGGTCcttgataaaaattaaaaataagaagttttggatgcatgaccaaaTTCGAGATCTAGGAAGGTACATCGTCCGTGAAGAATATCCTTGCAAAGAAAATCCTAGCAAATTTAGTAGGGTGTGGACTCATGAAGTTGCTGTAGAACTTCTGGAGAGCAAAAAG AAAAATGAACATGTAGAAGCACTAAGCCTGACTTCCAGTGGCTGCAGCTACGacttagcaaaagaaaaattagctgATCTACCAGAACTAAGATTCCTTCGAGCAAAAGGCTCGCAATTTTCAGGCGACTTCAAGAATCTTCTTCCAAagctaagatggctttcttggcagACATGGCAAACGAATGTCCAGGCAAATAACTTTCACTTTAGTAAATTGCTTGTGCTCAACCTTACCGATAGCACTATTGAAGATGACTGGGATGGGTGGAGCCAAATGAAGGTACGATATGCCTTTATATACTTCTTTCTATCATTACCTCATTCGTGA
- the LOC120291912 gene encoding TMV resistance protein N-like has product MDRLKVLDLTGCIQLRRTPDFSIFMTLEILILARCVKLTTIDHSIGKLEHLTTLNIKGCRCLQELPAEFGSLQSLENIIMPQNFQPFKLPETLGKLESLSSLILDEHPEISKLPDSIGQLVKLTHLSLCGCVKIKELPCSIGQLQMLAKLDLSKSGVVELPDCIGKLKKLRVMRISFTKIRKFPLTIGQVEMLEELSAKKCWDLIEENLEEIGKLFHLRILDLSYTKVSRFPTVLGCLSSLQKLELGSSCLLEVPDLPSNLTHLHMQAGQFPFIPDLSSLVSLEYLELSKLTDSTGAPGPIWTVNSPVKQPIHPLPFGLTTLKFSGITEMPPLSNLKNLSILWVIDYPLPDFSISQDIKYLKELKLSKCKRLKKIYGLSLLKNLERLYLSSLEKLVEIQDLAELQSLWYLRISHCNKIEMLPNLSKLDKLQHIELDACEKITVIEGVEGLKSWELNHRGCTVLERMWEVSTPTWLSRNIPVYDVFLSFQGPDTHYSIVDYLYKNLVRNRISVFMDNHEFSSGDGISRELELALSDSYIYIPFLSKNYASSHWCLYELVHMVESTSQSNGKKRILPIFYDVEIDDVKLKSKLYRRQLEEQKWWYGDKVKEWENALKKVADMKGFDLKSNSLEEVIELVTEEVLREVESANIRRPQAGED; this is encoded by the exons ATGGATAGATTGAAGGTTTTAGATTTGACTGGTTGCATACAATTAAGAAGGACACCTGACTTCTCTATATTCATGACTTTGGAGATTTTAATTCTTGCTCGGTGTGTCAAGTTAACCACAATTGACCACTCCATTGGTAAGCTAGAACACCTAACAACTTTGAATATCAAGGGATGTAGGTGTCTTCAGGAGTTGCCTGCAGAATTTGGTTCTCTACAATCTTTGGAGAACATTATCATGCCCCAAAATTTTCAACCCTTCAAGCTTCCGGAGACATTAGGCAAACTGGAATCTTTGTCAAGTCTTATATTAGATGAGCACCCTGAAATCAGCAAACTACCAGACTCTATTGGACAATTGGTGAAGCTTACACATTTATCTTTATGTGGGTGTGTTAAGATAAAGGAACTTCCATGCTCTATTGGACAATTGCAAATGTTGGCTAAGTTGGATTTATCAAAGTCAGGAGTTGTTGAACTACCCGATTGCATTGGAAAGCTAAAGAAACTAAGGGTGATGAGGATTAGTTTTACAAAGATAAGAAAGTTTCCTCTTACTATTGGACAGGTGGAGATGCTCGAAGagttaagtgccaaaaaatgtTGGGATCTAATAGAGGAAAACCTAGAGGAAATTGGGAAGCTATTCCATTTGAGGATATTGGACTTATCATATACTAAAGTATCTAGATTCCCTACAGTGCTAGGTTGCCTCTCTTCTCTCCAAAAACTTGAATTGGGTTCAAGTTGCCTTCTAGAAGTACCAGATCTTCCCTCTAATTTAACACACCTTCACATGCAAGCTGGTCAATTCCCATTTATCCCCGACCTCTCAAGCCTCGTCAGTTTAGAGTATTTGGAATTATCTAAATTAACTGATTCAACAGGGGCACCTGGTCCAATTTGGACGGTCAATTCGCCAGTAAAACAACCGATCCATCCGCTTCCGTTTGGTTTGACAACCTTGAAATTTAGCGGCATCACTGAAATGCCACCTCTTTCAAACCTAAAAAATTTGTCGATTCTGTGGGTCATTGATTATCCATTGCCAGACTTCTCTATCTCTCAAGACATAAAGTATTTGAAGGAGTTGAAACTAAGTAAATGCAAAAgactcaagaaaatatatggTTTGTCGCTCCTGAAGAACCTAGAGCGCTTGTATCTGAGCAGTCTGGAAAAGCTGGTTGAGATTCAAGATTTGGCAGAACTGCAATCCTTGTGGTACTTACGTATTTCCCATTGTAATAAGATAGAAATGTTACCTAATTTATCAAAGTTAGATAAATTACAGCACATTGAGCTAGATGCTTGTGAAAAAATAACAGTGATCGAGGGCGTCGAGGGCTTAAAAAGCTGGGAGTTGAATCATCGTGGTTGCACTGTCCTAGAAAGAATGTGGGAGGTCTCCACACCAACCTGGCTTTCTCGCAATATACCTGTATACGACGTGTTTTTGAGTTTTCAAGGACCAGACACTCATTATAGCATTGTCGATTACCTTTACAAGAACCTGGTTCGTAACCGAATTTCGGTTTTTATGGACAATCACGAATTCAGTTCTGGTGATGGAATTTCTAGAGAGCTTGAACTAGCACTCAGCGACTCTTATATCTATATACCATTTTTATCTAAGAACTATGCTTCTAGTCACTGGTGTCTCTATGAACTAGTCCACATGGTAGAAAGCACATCGCAGTCAAATGGGAAGAAAAGGATCCTGCCCATTTTCTACGATGTGGAGATTGATGACGTTAAGCTTAAAAGCAAATTATACAGAAGACAACTAGAAGAGCAGAAGTGGTGGTATGGCGACAAAGTGAAGGAATGGGAAAACGCTCTAAAAAAGGTCGCTGATATGAAAGGGTTCGACCTGAAATCTAACAG CCTCGAAGAAGTCATTGAATTAGTTACTGAAGAAGTCTTGAGAGAGGTGGAATCTGCCAACATAAGGAGGCCCCAAGCAGGTGAAGATTAG